The window CCacctttttattctttaaaaagacCTGTTTTTTCCCCTTCTgaaggtaattaaaaaattaaatactttgcaaaaataaaaaaaataattttttgagcttgaaaaccctttcgactattaaatatttttgacttcatgtacaattaaataaaatatatacaagaacTATTAAGATATCAATTACACATGCGCAACTCAGAGCACATGCGTAAtagtgtttctttttttaaatcgaattattATCCTAGATGATTTGATTGGTATGCGGAATGCTTAATCATACAAAAAATGCTTCGaggaaaaattacaaacatcTCAAGATTTGAAAACTAGTCAGACTCCTAGTGGCCTAGAAGTAATGTTCCAGGAGATGTATGGGAAAAATCCGTGCAAAATGATTACGTcgacattttaaaacaaagtcaAAGCGATGGATCTATTTGCAGCTTTCATAACATCCCGTTCAATTAAAGAAGGAAAGCGTGAAATTTCGTTGAAGGCATTCGTGCTGTTGACATGCCAAAAAAACCGAAGGATAACGAAACCTCCGTACATATTATTTGCACTTGCACAAATCTGCAGGGAGTAAGATTCCGAATGCTCGGGTAcgaaaccttggatccatcaatCCTGGAAGAGATCCCGACGGAGAAGCTGATAAAATCCTATAGCTTCATCAGATTTTAATAGTGCTTCCTACCCAAATACGTTTCGACTTCGGGTGACTTATTGATATCAAGGAGGGCACAGAGGACTCTTGGTCTTGGTGCTAGGGATCCACTTGCGGTATCCGTCTTTTGATCCCTCCCCCCAGATAGAATAATGATTTTCCCGACTGCTAATAAAATCTCGAAGCAACCATATCATACAGAATTTTCCCATCTATCTCCTAGATCATAAATCGAATcccaaaaaattggtaaattttccacaaacaaaaaattgatgaattaaaCATTCCATATCGAATTAAGtgattttccaaaaacaaaaattaaataaaataaagcactACCAAATGATAGGTTTGTTCTTTTGTAGTTTCGGAATAACTTTTctcacatttttctaaaattgaatcAGTTTAAAAAGTGATTGGTTAAAGCTCTTCAAATTGTCTCTTTTCTCAAATTGGCTCTTGTTTTGAGCattctaaattaaaatctgCTGGAAAGTGGAAATTGATTATTTCCAcgatcaaattcaattttatttgttgtcCATTTTCAGAATTGGGTCTAAAAATTGACCCCattgtttgatttaaaatattttcttttccctAATGTTTTTCCagcaacaaatattttctaccaAAACATACAAAAGTAACAAACCGAAATATCATCTAAGAGAATAACAGAGCAACATAATCTAAATTGGCGaagtgacttaaaaaaaaattgtgattaggATCTAAATTAAGACCACGATCGCATGATCGTATGCACACAGACTTAAGAAAATTCTGacactaaaattaatttgaattaaggGTCGAAGAAACGTTTTAAGTATTACATTAAACAGCCcaggaaaataagaaaataaaaaagtcgaTCTGCTTACGATTTTGCAATGAACTTTTCACAGATCATTTCTTGCATTCGAagcagaaaaactttttattttcctgGGCTAAAAAGCTCAAAATTCAACAATTCCTTTGAGATTTAGATTCAtttcaaaatggaaaaattctTTTAGGTATAATCCTAGACATCTTCGACAGTTTCGATTATGTAATACTTGAACACGTTTCGGCCCCTCAACTAAAGACCTAATGTGTACGATCGTGATTAGGACATAAGTATGCCGTTTATACAACATcgaatagtttcttttttttgtttttttaaataaaaagtataaagtaaacataaaatattggaaaaaaaaattaatagaaaataagttttttgtattCTCCATTTTCTAATTCATATCTGATGATTCGTATTGCATAATTTCAACTTTGACAACTGTATCATCATTCGTCATACCGACCTTTGGGACTTGGACCATTGGTGTGACACACACAGTACCATCACTGTTTGTGTGAATCTGTTGAATGTTGGCAACCATTGTTTGGTACATTGATGCGGACACAGGTACTGTTATGACACCGCTCACTGATATCGGATAACCTGTTatgttcgaaaaattatttccgttacaaaacaaattgatacaaacattaaggtagtatgagcgccaaagcaagtttagacttgtggttgaaattatttgcaccttattttcaactttgatgatgaattttgaactTAATGAATGTAGACAACAAATAAGAgtattatttttcgatatctgccttggttttcgaaatattctaggcaaaatttacaaatttttgatattttgaaaattactccagatttcgaaaaattttaatctgacttttcgtcttatatcgtcaagttatagacattattcaccatcaaaattgaaaagatatttttttaaattagtttacctgaaattacttgattatacacgctcatacatccttaataaacgatttttaatttgcagAAACGCATTCTTTGTAggcttttttattttggattattCTAAAAGGCCATTCTCATTCatccatttttttttgcgtttctgcaattaacatttttcaaattatgacttatggataaaatggaaaaaaggaAACTCATTCAGGGTGGCGATCGTCTTGTTCTTAAAAAATTCCCTGattgtttctaatttttctatttgaaaaataccgaaatctttattttacgtcaaattccaataaaaaacaTCTACTAACGTAAATCGAATCCAGAAAAGAGgaatttgtcattaaaattgAGCCAAACGTAATCACAAAGTTaatcaaacaatcaaaaaaatgcGCAGATCCCATTAAAGGCATAACCCGCGGATCGGTGAGTGAACGCAATTACAGGGTTAACCAAAAAGCAAAATAATCAGCAGATTCGTGCTAACTCGACCATATTAAAGGCATGACCAATCCGCCACTTCAATCGCCACCCTATCTTCGTAAGAATATACAATAATGACTACCTGGAATTGGATTTCGAATTCAGACGGGATATCGTTACAGGAAAGGATTTGGAACCAATACGAAATAATTTAGCTAAAAGGATTAAATTGTTAGGAAAATTTAAGATGAATAATTTTGCACGACACATACCATGACCATCTTCACTGGTCAATATTAATTGTCCATCTTGGTTCAGTGTCGCTTCAGTCACTGTATTTAAATCGACAACTTCAGTTCCGCCACCTACTTCATTTAGCGTATGGACAGTGGTTCCATCTCCTTGTGGTATCTGATAACACaacatcaaaataattataaccattactttgtaaaaaacattttaaaaaaatcgtaccGTTGCTAAACCTTGAACTTGGGCCGTTGTACCATCTGGTAAAGTAATTATAGGATTATTTGGATCAACCTGTAGGATACTTATTGATCCGTCTGGATTTGTAATTGTTTGTAAAACAGCTGGATAAGTATTTCCACCCATCtgtaacaatttttgataaacgaatttatttataagaattatttgaaaaaattgatttgatatttCTGCAGTTTATTCAATTGGTACTATTTTTCTTGGGAAATTAATTTTCCTGATTCaacttttcattataaaatacgtCAGAATAAAATCGGGCAATTCAATACCTCGTAGGAGCTTTGTTTATCgatctatataataatttatcaagaGAGTCGTCGATGAATTGAATCACGAACCAATAATCGGGGAAAAGTTGTAGGATCTGAGATTAAGAAAGATCGAATCAAATCTTCTATAATCCCTGATCAAaacaacatatccaaaaattgttataaaactaTGGAACAATCCGTTACAGTTGTGGATTTCAGACGATTCCACAAGCAAGGCTTGTATTGTTGACGGTAAAATCTCTATGCATGTTATCTGCACCTACAAAGAAATTTCAGTAACTTAGATAAAGAATGTTTGgatccaaaatttttgattcatcGATCCCGGAAGTAATTCCGACAGAGTAACTATTAGCATTCTGTGCTGCTTCTAGCCTCCATAGAACCCTGTAGTTTCATCTACCTAAAATAACAGCTTCCACCCGTAGAATTGACCGTGCAAAATTccttaaatgactttttttttaaagaactgcagaaataccataaaaatgtgtgtttttgatgtgtaaaaaaaatatcaaaataaaactaaaaaaaaacggaaaatgtacaaaaataaacaaaacacagATTAAGCTAGGGtggaaaaaatcataaaattatatatgtttacAGGAATTACAGAAATATCTGGCCCTCAGTATACAAAATTCTGGTAAAAGGacagaaatttcaaaaacaaaaccaaaaaaatacgAGAAAAATTATATGccccaaaaaacaattttgccaTGAAACATAACtctcatttttctaaaaaaatgaaacttaaagCATAGTTTAATGCCAAAACCACAATGAGGCGGCTCTAAATATAGGGATATGGgggacaatttaaaaaaaaaatatattaacatcaaaaAGTTACGCTAAAAGCGATTTAGTACAGGTTCTTAGCTACGATCCACTCCAAAAATAGTTCAGTGAATAAAAGTCCTTTATAACGTGTCCCAAACTGCCACTAAAAGGGGATAATGATATAGGGgtaaaatttctaagaaaacaCTTCTTTGAATTGTATTCTCTATTAGTCGATGTTCGCGACTTCGTACGCAAATCACAAAAAGCAGACTGGAAGTATTTTCTTATACTTTCTACTGTGTGCCCCCTTCTCCGGTATCCTGTGTAGAAATTTCTCACAGGGTCtagtcgttgcgtactttgtactacCCAGATAGGCGCTTTTTCCTGCTACACTCTCCATTCGAGTTTTACGtccttatatatgtatatgttctTAGGCAAGGTACTCGGCTGCAAATGACATTTCTCGGTATAGTAAACTTCTTCTAGAGGTAGTTTTTGAAGGAGGCGTGGTAAGCATGCGCACCCTAACTTCTTGATTTCGATAGTAAAGATAAGATAATTCAGCGCATTAGATACTCTTCTATCAAGAAACGCAATAACAGAATCTTAAAACTGACCGGAAATTTAAcagattatcaaaaaattgacattaactCCGCTTCTTTTACGCCACTAAATCTGAACGTTTAGTTGTTTTTGTTCGATACTGAGTATCGAattcataaaagtttttctgATTTGTGAAGGTTTTCACTAAACCATGTTTTTTTCGCTATAAAGAGGTTTTAGAGAAACGCAACGTTAGGCAGTtccacaaaattgaaaaataggtCACAAATAGCATGTGTTTGTATAGAGGAAGAAAAATCTCCACGAAGAAAAACTACTTTCTTTTATAGAAGTTTGTTTCTCACTTTCAGAGTTTGCTCGCTTATCATAATTTCGTTTATCCAGATTTGACTGTCAATGCAAATATTTCAACAGCTAAGAACTTTTTTCATGGGCTAATAAATCCCAAATAAGGTTTCCCATAAGGATTCTGTATTTTCTGAACTATACCAGAATGGGTTGTTTTTGTAGATCctgtactaataaaaaaaaaatattggtgaAAATCTACGACAAAAtgtgaactaaaaaaatatgttctaattaaaaaaaaaaaaaagttgaacaaaaatttgtaatgaaaaattttgtttttgaagagAATTGAGAGAGAATGGGCTACCAACATCGACATCCGTATTATAGGCAGCTTGTTCGAGGCAAACCTGCGCCGTTGACGAGCCACCCATAGATGCTGGGGATGTCGCGATTATTTGTGGCGATCCACTAGCTTGAATCTGTATTTTATGTGTGGTTTGACCACTACTGCCCCCGTTTATATTCGATGCAGATGATGAATGCATTTTTAAAACCCCAACCGTAGTACTACTGACATTTGCATTTGCTGTTGCAGCCGCATTTGCGCGTTCATCTTCCTCACTAAATGCCGGTAACAGATCTTCGCGTCCATGATACTTATAGCAATTAATTACGATTTGCCGTAGCGCATGTGTCCAGGATATCtgtaaataacaaacaaatattcagtttgaccaatattttctaagaaataataTCGAGTTAATTTGATGATTAGGCGAAGTACTTTCTGAGAAACACGCTAAGTCGAATCGATTTCTCATGAAATCTCGCAAACTATCCCGATCAAGCATCCCACTTGATTCCCGATTTGCAATGAAAAATGAGcattcaaaaaagaaatttacctTTTGTTTTTCATCTTCAGTTCTGGCATCCATTCGAACATTGGCCCAAGGTAATTCTTTTGGCCACCATAGAGGTCGTGTGGATTCTCGACCCCATCCTGGTTTACCACGacctaaaaaaatatcaaatcaatcaaaatcTCGTTTGAACGACAGTTTTTTCGAGGTTATACGACAAACCTTTTACAAGAAAAACGCAGAAATACTAAAAGCAACATTTACCTGTCGAATATTTCAACATCAAAGGTATAAACGCACGTAATTGCGCTTGTGTCATTTTCTCGACGGGCGTTGGAATACCATCAATAATTAATGGTGGCAACTCAAACAAGGACGGATCTTCGGCGACAGGTGGTGGAGCTTGTTGTGCTAACGCATTTTCCAATTCTTCCATGATCATTGACCGTAAATTTTTGACAACATCTTCGAGTGGTTTTGCACCAAATACTTTGTAACTTGTATTTGGTTTTCCTGGTGTCGCAACTAATACCACAGCTTGTTGTCCAACTCGTGTTGCGAACTCATCAATTGTTTGCTAAacaattttaagatttaagtaTTAAGTAATTAATGCTCCCCCCTCAATGGTTCCCCAGTTCCTTCTTCTTTAAACTTATCCCACAAACAAGTATTTGTGAGTCTCGAAGGTTCATCTTGTTAAAACTTAATCAGTGTATACACATTTTTAGAACAccctataaaaaaaagattacttACTCGTAATTTCCGTAGAAGCCGATTTTGTTGACGTTTTCGTATCGATGGATTTGTTTCAAATGAATGGAGACGTTTTCGTTTTTTGGCTGACACAATGGCAGCTGCCGCTGCGACCCCAACTGGCCCTAAATTACATAACATTGTTTAAACGAAAATTGTATGTTCAAGAagaggttttttaaaatgaatttctcCAAGGTGAAGATCGAATTTATCTCATCAAATTCGCTTACTATTCCATGATTGATGTGAAAATTCCTTGATTgtcttataatttaaaaaaatattctggtTTGCCTCAAATTTGAATACAAATCGTTTACAAAGGTAAGCCTaacacgaaaaatgaaaatttcgaaGTCAAAATTGATGTCGAATGTACAGGCTTCGAGATGTGGGTGAAGAATTCGATCTTCAAAATTCAATTCTAGAAactcaaaagtattttttttaaatcattttccttAGCCGATATTTAAGTTCCCTGACCATTTCTCTAATCTCAAAATTCCCTGagaaattttcatgttttccaTGTCGATCATCACCTACGATTTTTAACCTAAAAATTCTAGGTTTCCGGACACGTTGCTTATTTTGTAAGCTCGGtaagttttataagtttgaccttaAAGCCTTCGAAAGCAACGTCGCAACCTCCAATACCACTCTCGAGATCATAATTATGTGAAAAAGTGTGTCTCTAGATGAATCCACAGCTCGTTTAAGTCATCGATATTTTGTTCACTACTTTGAGAGGGGGGGGGATACTAGAAACTTTCATTGCCACTCGCGGGATGGAAAATCATACAAAAAGGGTGTTACTGGCCTGATCTACAACATATGACAACCCCCAGGTCTTTGGCAGCTGGCGGCATTCAGAGACTATAGGCggccaatttttaaattttacttcattttcTAGAAGTCGTAGAAATTCTATATGTGTCAGTTTCGACACACGAAGGTAGGTAatgtactttttcaaatttccaaaaaaaatgtttatatacaaGTAGGtgataatactaaaaaaaactcGACTTTACAACATGATAAAGCATAATCCAGTAAATATACCCAAAGTTTATCACCTCAAAATATTACAATCTACTGTCAACAGACCTCGTAGTGACAGtataaaatacttcaaaacGAAAAAACTTTCGAAACTTGCTAACCTAACATCCTCGAATTTTAAACGAATATGTTTTCGAGGTAATCTTTTTCACGGTTCATCATTTGTggatatttttttgaagatcCTATAGATCCGATAGAAAATATTCCAACAGACCTCATAATAAGAGTATAAAGGATCCAAAACCCAAACAAACGgaggtaaatataaaatttgattatttcaaaacgaaaaaactTTCGAAACTTGCTAACCTGACAAACTCGAATTATAAACGAATATGTTTTCGAGGCAATCTTTTTCACGGTTCATCATTTGTggatatttttttgaagatcTTATAGACCCGATAGAAAGCATTCCAACAGACCCAGTAGTGAAAACATAAAGGATCCCGAAAACCCAAACAAACTGGGagtgaatataaaatttgattatttcaaaacgAAAAATCTTCCGAAACCAGCTAAAATGACATCATCTTCTTGTGGTGATATTTTTCTCGGTTCATTTTTTGTGGAGATACCTTTTGAAGAATCTATAGACCAGAAAAAGCGGCAACTTTATCTAATGATTTCATGATCAggtaaaaaaacattcaaaaagaTAAATCGAACCCTGCAACGGAGCTTTTGTGGTTAAAATTGATTCAGAATACATGCATTCCGAGGTTCTATACTTGGATTTAGATTTTTCCATTAAGATCAGGTAAatgaatgtataataaaaaataaaaatgtacctGCAGCTGCTAATTGTGCGGTAACTTCATCACCCATGGCCGCAGCCATTAAATCACTACCATCATCATAAACACTAGCTGGTGATGAAGGACACCCATCGTCATCTTCTTCAGAAGCTCCTGATAACACACTAACACCAACACCTATACTACCCGCAGATCCATTTGTCCCCGATCCAGCACTATTCCCGCCTCCTCCTGGTGAACCTTGATTGCCCACAACCATTGCAATTTGCTCACCAGCGGAATTCGTCATAATTGTAACCATCTTATGAAATGTTCAtgaattaaacaacttttttacttGCACACActgtaaaaacacaaaaattatttttgtttaaacactTTTCACAGAAAACATTGGAGTTAAAAGTGGCTTAGGGTTGTATTGACAGTCGAGATACGATAATGCATCATGGCTTCCAGACATTGTAAACGACATATTAGAAATTATGTTCGAAGAATTTTCTATGTTGATATTTTGATTTGGGACACgtgtatttttgaaatgttccaAAAGCGACGTCTCCATGGcataattataagaaataaacgTTTGTCTAAGACAATAAACGCGCGTTTCCCTACTACCGAGCAAACTCAAAACATGAATGTTTTTGATTATGGCTGCGTACGCAGATGCGTGCGTATCTATTTagctaaaaatatgaattttcaaacaaaaaaatttgataaacaaacttttaattcAATCACATACTTAATTTTTGTTGGACATTTTTTTAGCACTTTTTATACACCATAGACATACAAACTTGTGAAGCAATGTTAAGCCACCATTGACATATCGATCGTGAGTCGTGACAAGGGCGACCAATACCTCTAGTCCAATAGCAATTTGTTCTAATGTCAACCATTTtagatacaatttattttggATACTGCGCCtgtctttaattttttgattaaatcgCAAGACTGTGGCATGCGTTGcgcaatgttttatttttcattttgaaaatttttcacacacacaattttttattttattcgaaaaatttttctaaatttaattacttaccAACGTAATCTTTTGAGACAAGTTTCAGCTGGCTACACAATGTTCAAATGCAAAACGATGTCTGTCATTTCGTTGTGAACAAAAGACCTGAATTGAAATGCAACAAAGATAACAAATATGTGAATAATATAGGGTCGTCCAACCACTTTATGGACATAACATATGTCTTAAACGTAATTCTAtgtcaaaaatatattcttatttaCGTCACAAATCATAATAAGTGcttctaattaataaaatttcatattcatCTTAATTTCTACATTAATTTCGTTAATATAAATACACATTTCAACTACAAAGTAATCATCGTTAGGATGAATTAGGTAATCGTAATTATTCTCCAGAGAAATGTTTCCCTTTGTCTATTTTAATTGTCTATGAATATTTTGAGGAACTAGCCACTAAGCACCGTATAAAATAGACGGAAGGATCTGGGTAACATGTCACTCTAGTGTGATTAGAAATGAAACAGTATAATCTCTGAAACTTGATGGAATCCTAAAGGACCCTCTCAATGGGgataataactaaattttttgtattacctCAGGTGAAAATTCTCCCcacacgggcagaaaagtgaaattggttttGTAAAATCTTTGGaagtatgcaaaatataaacgtttaaaactcctaattaaataaacagaaaGACTAGAATAGTGACGTCATTGAtcggtatcgccatagagattacatacaaaacttgaactttgaattattatacttcttcgtttttaaatcaattttaattgaactttcaaatttaattatggTGCATGTCATTCATATAACAAGATGCTCCGATATTTACCCAATTCGGCTACGACAAGCCTTCTTTGATTACTAGGACTTTGCGAAGAGCAGGCACGAAAAAGTTGTGAAAGCAAAGCAAACAGTCAAACAGAgtaactttcgcatttataatattagtaagaatagtattaattaattaatataattaaaatttgtacataaaattttttaagaaaacattacTTTTTTCTTGGTGTCCATACATTAGGCTTTTTACCCAATATATCTATCTCACTCTTGTACAGTATGATATTTGTGAATAATATTGATAGCCATCTGGTGAGTAAATATGATTCTGTTTTAAATAATCGCGGGTCTATTAACTGAGCGTCTAAAAGGCGTCATTTTCATCCTGGGCatgatcaatattttatttacattttctatGCGCATTTTTgacacacttttttttgtttaatcttACTCAATTTGGGTTAGatctgtcaaaataaatttgatttttgttgatGTTTGGTGAAAAGTCATTGTTTTTAGTATTGTCATAGAAAgtcaacatatatttatttttgacatgaTGTCATTGTAAATTTGTAAATGGCGGTCGTCTATACTgtgaattatttttctatttttggaaTACTAATTTGAGTttagtccaaaaaaaaaaaaattatctctaaAAGACCATAATAGTTTGTTTTTCAAtcaggtataaaaaaaatcaagtaaatatttttaaattttcttttcaattttcaaaattatataattttaatttttttttttgactttccacttttatgaaaattcctggtattctaaaaatatacGATTGTACACGTACGTTCAACAAAAATGAACtacagtaataaaaaattatcaaaatgcgtataaaataaaatgtatttcatcATCTTAGCTTCtaagaaagtttttgatataaaaattttgtttgcctGGGCATCAAGCTTTTGTTTACGATAATGATCAGaatttagaaaatgaatttatgatgcaaaaactaacaaaattttataattgctttggcttctttgtttaaaaaaattaaagttttgtattttcatGTTACTAATCTTTCGAAAACTTGGGATTGCGTTCAATAACTGATTCATGAGTTGGCCATACCCTTAAAGAGGGTCGAATAAGCACGTGTCTGCGGATTTTTTGGCCCTTCCGGTAACCCTACGATTGCGTTCAATCACTGATTAACGTGTTGGTCATGCCTTTAACAGGGTCGAGTAAGCACGGATCTGTTGATTATTTGGTCCTTGCGGTAATCTTTCAACTGCGTTCACTAATTGAATCACGGGTTGGTCATGCCTTTCATTGGGTCAAATTAGCACGGGTCTGCGGCTTTTTGCAACCCCGGTATCCCTGCGACTGCGTTCACCCACTGATTCACGTATTGGTCATGCTTTTAACAGGGTCGAGCTAGCACGGGTCTGTTGATTTTATCCTTGCGGTAATCTTTCAACTGCGTTCATTGATTCACGAGTTAACCATGCCTTTCATGGGGTCCAGTTAGCACGGGTCTGCGGTTTTTTTTTGCCCTTTGCGGTAGCCCTGCCTGTTCGAATCGTTTTGACAGAGTGCTTTTGGTATGCAACCCTCAAAATCCTATATTTTGGAAAGTTTCGGTAACTTACTTATACTTCGATAACTACAACTACTCTGATTTTTCATactctagaaaataaaaaaaccgagAAAGTTGTACgggatttttttttgcaagataaaaaaacatttagaaaatttttctaataaaaaaaaagttttatttggtctaaaaaaatatgatatattgtttacaaaatagagtaaaaatttcttaaagtaaaataaaatccatGAAATCACTTGGGGGTAAATATAGCTCCAATATCcacagttttttctttttatatataataaaaacgaaTAATGGCACATCCAAAATTTGTATTCCAAAATAATTAACTACATATACTATTTAAATTGAGTAccgtcaaaaaaaatttatggtaccTTATTGGAAAGAAAAAACTGttgaactataaaaaaaaatacagtaaaaccCCACTTTggcactttaaaaaatatatatatacgaaaaatataacattttacgTTTCACTGTCCAGAAATTCTTGCGGATCCATTTGTCGctgtaacagaaaaaaaatcaaaattattaatcataacACTAGGTACAAGGGACCTACATAGTCGAGAAAATAAGGCATTTAACCCAGAAATCGATTCTGCGCTAGTGGACTTTTATGGAaaccggtggaaaatgtttttctGAGTGTAACTAGTAGACTGTAGTGTCTACTTCCGGATACCACTTTCTCTGTATTTAACATGTGTCTAACCTCACTGTTTTTTATatagggtgggccattttaatctatacacctaaatctTGTTTTttagctaaccaatcaaaaaataacttaaaccaAAGTTGTACAGTTTTATGGGAGATATCATGTGCTGActtcagattggacctagttcttcgggtttctttaatagtaaTCCTAAACGGTAAGTGATAGAAAGACACTTTGATCAccgtaaaaaaact is drawn from Chrysoperla carnea chromosome X, inChrCarn1.1, whole genome shotgun sequence and contains these coding sequences:
- the LOC123302752 gene encoding DNA-binding protein Ewg-like, whose protein sequence is MVTIMTNSAGEQIAMVVGNQGSPGGGGNSAGSGTNGSAGSIGVGVSVLSGASEEDDDGCPSSPASVYDDGSDLMAAAMGDEVTAQLAAAGPVGVAAAAAIVSAKKRKRLHSFETNPSIRKRQQNRLLRKLRQTIDEFATRVGQQAVVLVATPGKPNTSYKVFGAKPLEDVVKNLRSMIMEELENALAQQAPPPVAEDPSLFELPPLIIDGIPTPVEKMTQAQLRAFIPLMLKYSTGRGKPGWGRESTRPLWWPKELPWANVRMDARTEDEKQKISWTHALRQIVINCYKYHGREDLLPAFSEEDERANAAATANANMGGNTYPAVLQTITNPDGSISILQVDPNNPIITLPDGTTAQVQGLATIPQGDGTTVHTLNEVGGGTEVVDLNTVTEATLNQDGQLILTSEDGHGYPISVSGVITVPVSASMYQTMVANIQQIHTNSDGTVCVTPMVQVPKVEPSSGEAMETLTVTPGLTHQMMIQGNGSEPQVLQVLSLKDATVLTKAMAAIGDVKSEETIISDQ